The region CTCAGACGTCCTTAACATTCCTGCATTCATATGTCCTTTATATCTGAAATGCAATGTCTCTCAAGTTCATGTCTGCTAACTAACCAAGTTGTTAAAGAGCGTAACTGAATGTGTTCCATTACCTTCCTTTGGTTTCTTTACCAGAACATCCGGGTCCGCACAGTGCGAGGTCAGCAGTATCACTGTCAGTCCGGATTGAAGTTCCACGGCAGTTTGGAGCAGAGATTCATTCTGGTGGACTGCAGAACTGTTTTGTACGGAACGTACAGGTGAGCTGAGACCTTGCCAACACTTTCTGTAGCTCTAGAAGGTAACCGAACTATCCAGCTGACCTGACAAAAAGACTAAAAGGAGCTCTTTTCTCCTCCCTCTTGCCTCCTTGCTAGCTACACGTGGTCCTTTGAGAAGATCAACCTAAGCATGGTACTGGTTGTCACAGGTCAGCTCGTTTGCTCGTATGACGAGGAGTTTCGCCGACTCTACGCCCGCTCCACTGTTCCTGAGTTACTGTACAACGAGAGGTTGTCTGTGGCGTACCTGAGGAACGGCATGACCCTGCGCAGTCCAAACTCCAGCCAGCTGTCTCTGAATCACATTCACATGAGGTCCAGAGGCCTACGCGGGCTGAGGAGTGCTCAGGAGGATTGCTATGCAAATGTTGCTGGAATGGCTCGGGGCCTCAGCATGCAAGACCGCCTGCATCAGTCCCATTTTGCAGACACGAGCCACATGGTGAGGGGACACAGTTTTGGTGCGGACCTTCAGAGAATAAATCCAATGACCCGTTTGAGAATGGGAACCAAAGACATTGGCGTGCCTGTCGCTCCTGACAAGACTTTTAATATGCTCAGTCCCAACAAGATGTCTCACCAGCTCGTTAGACACCAGAGTCGCTACGGTTCCGATAAGAATCTGATTCCGTTCAACTCTGAGACGTCCCTCCACAGGTGGAAGATGGACACATACCTAAATGGGAATTTTGATGCATCATGTGATGCCCTGTCGCCTGTGACCTCGCCATACAGCAGCCGCACAGGCCTAAACGACCCACAGCCCCACATGATTCCCAATAGGTCCAGGGAAATGAAGTCCAGGTTGGAAGAAATCCGACAAAAGAGACTCAGTTTACAGGAATACAACAATCTCAAGCAGAGCCAAGAGTCTCTGAGGTGTATGTACCAAAGTCTAGATCGTGCCAAGTTCCAGGCTTGTTTAACACAGAACATGGAGGATGCAAACAGCCTGGAGTCCACCAATCACAAAGACTATGGGCCCAGCAAGGAGGATGACAGCAACTGTTCTGCGTCATACTTTGACATCCAAACAGGTCCAGAATTAAAGACCATACCATTGTACAATGGTTACGAGCCTCATTCCAGGACCTCTCCAGCAGCTTATCTGGATGAAAAGCTCAAAGAGCAGTCCCTCAAGTACCCCAGTGGTCTCCAGCGTCCCAGAACAATGGAGTCCTTGATTGAAATTCCTGAAGAAAAGGAAGGTTCAAGTAATCTCATCAGCAGCTTAGATGACGTTAGGCCCAAAAACGGAAGAGAAGACAAAAAGCATGTGAGCCACCCTCAAGCAAAGGTGGCCATGGAAAACATTGACTCCTCAGCCAGACAGTCTGCATCTCCTGCTGCTCAAGAAAGAAAGAAGTCCCTTCCTAGCACGTCGGAAACCGTCCCAAAGACCTTAACTACCTCAGAAGTGAAAACTCAGACAGAAAAGGATGCAACGCCTCAGAGGAAGAACTCCATGAGGATGAAAAGCTCTGAAGAAAAGAAGGCCTCCAAAAAGGAGAAGTCGCTCCAAAGAATGGCCTCCTTGAAATCACAGAATTCTCCTGGGTCTCGAGCGTCTACCACTGGAAAACCTTCTACAGCAGATGACCAAACAAGCCAGAACTTCACCAGCAAGTCGTCAGAGACTGAGAAGCCAAAGTCTTCCTTCAACTTTTCTAGACTATCCTCTCACCGTTCGAGCAAACATAAAACAACTCAGGCAGCCCAGCATGAGCAGGACTCGCGAAGCGATCTGGAAGAGCAGGAAACGACCGCCTTCGAGAGCCGCAAGGCGAAGGCGTACAGTCGCTACGAGTACTTGCTACGTTCTAGCGTTCCTCTGGACAAAGCAAAGCACGACTCCGCTTATCCAGCATATCACTCAACACAAGGTGGCGCTGAGAACAAACTGGGAAAGTTCATGCAGAGAGTTGGGAATCTCATAGGCAAGAACAAGTAGATGATGCTAACCTTCAATCTGAAGATCTAAAGGTTTGCTCGGATGTTGTTCAACATGTATATTTTCTGCAGTTCAACCCTTTCTATACTTTATATGTCCCCTTCTTAATTGTACAGTACGAAGTAAAAATGAAGACTTCACCTGGGCACAGCAGTAAAAATGAATGtgaataaataacacattttgcatgtaGGGCCACTTCACCTTTATTTTGAATATCAAAAAAGCCATGATATAAATTCAAAATGAAATCTGTTCAAACATTATTCAAGTCTCATGCTTTGATTTGACAGGGGAGAACTTTCTAGATAAAATACTCCAAGCACTTGTTTCGCTCGTCGTCCAGTTCTTGGGTCTCAATCTCAAACTTCTTCATGGCGATGAAGTACTGGACAAAGGGCTCCCCGAGGGCACTGCGGATTATGTGATCCTCACCCAGCGCCTCCAGAGCATCTTCCAGTTTCACTGGAATGGCAAAGTCCTTCTGCTGGTTCGGCGCCTTGTGAAAGCTGCTTTCCATGCTCAGGTTGCGTCTGATCCCGTCCAGTCCggcggcagcggtggccgccAGCACAACGTAAGGGTTGGCCATGGCTGAGCCCAGTTTGTTGTCGATGTGGGTCTCCCGCCCACCGTGGCTCTTAATGTTGAAGGAGCTGCTGTTGTCGTTACAGCCGCAGGTGGCGTACAGCATCCGCTTAGGGTCTTTGATTGTCTTGGCGATGTGGCTGCGGCATCCAAGGCCAGGTGACATCAGGCAGCTGAGGGCGGCCGAGTGCGTAAGGAGCCCGGCCAGCCATTTGCGGCCGATGTCTGACAGGTCACCCGACTTCTCCCCACTTTGGAAGAGGCTGCGGCGGCCGTTGGCGTCCCACAAACTGTGGGACAGCACGCCAGCGTTGTAGAGACCATCGTCTGTAAAGAAGCTAGCGATGTAGCTGTGTTTGCGAGCCATTTCTTTGATGCCGGTGCGGAAGGTAAAGGCGCTGTCGGCGGCTGCGATCCCAAACTCCGGACGCAGGTTAATCTCCATCTGGCCGGGCCCGCTGGCGGAGGCCATGCTGTCGATGTCGGCGCCCATGCAGTACATGCTGTCCACTAGCTGCTGGAAGAAAGGCAGGTCGTGGTTGCTCAGCAGGGTGGTGGCTGGGAACAGGAGCGTCTTAGGTCCGATACGGTCCGGCGCACCGAGGACACAGCACTCGTAGCTGAAGGAGGCATGCAGGGAGAAGCCTAGGCTTTGGAGCTGGCCCAGCAGCTGCTTTGCGATGAGGCGAGGTGAGGTGCGGAGGGGGTTTCCTGTCACCGTGCAGGGGTCACAGATGACCCTCGCCGTCTGTTCGGCCCAGGGTAGGATCCTGAACGTGGTAAGATCAGGAATCAGGAGAATGTCGCTGCTGAAGTTGGCGGCGTTGCCGTGATCCACTTCGTTACTCTTTGGACTCAGTGTCAGCTCCAAGTAGCTCCTTGGCATCGGAACTCCATACACGGCCTTTTcctgtaaaacacacattgtttctGTCAAGTACCAACTGTGAGAGGGGCAGGTTGGGTAGTGGTTCACATTGAGGACTTTCGCGCAGCTGGCACAGGATCAAGTCCCACTTGACAGCTAATTTACAACTGTCTTGTGAGTGACATGCCGCTCATGCAAGTCAACAATGGAAACAGGACTCGATGAGGTGATTACATGGAAGAAGCGGACAGGCACGGTCTTGGATCTGGACACGCCATGCAAGTCTGTGGCCTCAAAGCGGACAAAGTTGATGTTTTCTCTGGCAATCTGCTGCTTAATCTGCTCCATCGGGGAGATAAACCTTTGGTTCCTTGTGATGTCCAGGATCTCGTTTCCGTTATCTGTGGACAACAGTTTGAACGTTTGGATCTGCACCTCAATAAACAGAAGTAGAAATCACACTGATGCAACTCTAGTGTGCTATCGTTCTTTAGCAACATTCAACTTTCAGCACTGACCTGAGCGAAGCGCTTTCATCTCTCCGTAGAAACCGCAGCTGTCGCATTTGAGCGTGTGGAATTGCGGTTGCCTTTTTTTGTTGGCATCAGCTGTGAACGAGCTGGAAGAATCCACGCAGGCAGGAGGCTGAATAGAAGTGCTGTCACTGAATGTGTCCCCCTCTCTGGAAGCGCTGGGTGGAGGTTTGAAGGTCCTGAACGCTTTTTGTGAGTTGACCTCCTGCTGCATGCTAGGGACAGCCCACCCGCCTCGGCCACTGCACTTCTGGTGGGAGTTAAAACTCCCCGCAGGGTTGAGCGCAGGACTGTCCCGCACCAGGGTCTTTAACTCCTCCACGGTGTGCCTGGCCAGTCCTGTCTCGCTGTGCCAAACCCTATTTTGAGGGTTCGCCTCCTGGATCCGGTCCCCCGCCGGGTCGGGTTTGTTCATCCCGTGGTCACCAAATGGCTCGTTGGGTTTGGGACATCGGATAGTGATGACGGTAGAAACGTCTGGGGGGCTGATGGAGCCACAGGGTGTGTGGTCGATGTTGGGGCCTCGTCCGCCCACCCAGTCCACGGGGGCGCATTTTCCCGTCACCTTGACTCCCTTCTTGCTGTCCATGCTCACCCCTGTGCCGTCTACTTGGTCTTTGCTCCTACACGGTCCGTCCTGGAGGATGACCAACATGTCATGAGAGCTCATGGAAAGTGTTAGCGACAAAACAGCTGAACAAAAAACCCGGTTTAAGCAAGTTAGAGGCGAAATGTCGAACTATTACCTCAGACTTATTCATGTGTGCTCTTTCATCACCGCGAGCACCGCCGGCacattaatttttatacacaattACTACAATGGTGGCCCACGAGAAACTTCCCTTTACCCCCCGCCCCACCTTTCTGACAGTTTTCTGCGTCCGGCTGGGGAACTGTCACCTGCCGGCCGGTCGCTGTCAGTCCGGGAGGCATAAAAGCTTTGAGCTGATTGGCTGACAGCGTCCACCATTCAGGGCCTTTTGTGTCACTGCGGATGGGAACTGCTGAGCTCAGCGACTGGTTTATCTTTCCAGAAAGTTGGGATCCTGCATGGCGACAACAGGAACGCACCAGCAGCACACAAAGCGACTTTTTATACACAGATTCGCCCTTCCCGTCCGTTCAGATCTACTTTGCATGATTGCACCACAGAGGTCAATACTTACTAGGACCTACAATTCCACTCCCGTTCACAGGTGTCCACACTCAAACTGATAAATGAAAGAATGCGGGGCGGGGgctactttgatacattttgcacATGAGAGGAGCTAAAATGAATTCCATGTACAGTAAAgtatggacacaccttctcatttcaatgtgtgttc is a window of Nerophis lumbriciformis linkage group LG25, RoL_Nlum_v2.1, whole genome shotgun sequence DNA encoding:
- the LOC133621888 gene encoding uncharacterized protein is translated as MASKESNLSCISSLKDDDCPPYVQPHYKESYRLAIYALLCGGKTAYEDFLQAEQISHFLSEEEILFILDNAEVPVVEDDPEGRRPFGGEPNPSTYFPAESDEEVPDLDLGWPEVKLDDLDTSISLLFHPPRVNTPTIKEVVRKQIQEAKQIVAIAMDVFTDVDIFKEVIGATLRGVAVYILLDESQYGSFHAMSQRVGVNIRDLKNIRVRTVRGQQYHCQSGLKFHGSLEQRFILVDCRTVLYGTYSYTWSFEKINLSMVLVVTGQLVCSYDEEFRRLYARSTVPELLYNERLSVAYLRNGMTLRSPNSSQLSLNHIHMRSRGLRGLRSAQEDCYANVAGMARGLSMQDRLHQSHFADTSHMVRGHSFGADLQRINPMTRLRMGTKDIGVPVAPDKTFNMLSPNKMSHQLVRHQSRYGSDKNLIPFNSETSLHRWKMDTYLNGNFDASCDALSPVTSPYSSRTGLNDPQPHMIPNRSREMKSRLEEIRQKRLSLQEYNNLKQSQESLRCMYQSLDRAKFQACLTQNMEDANSLESTNHKDYGPSKEDDSNCSASYFDIQTGPELKTIPLYNGYEPHSRTSPAAYLDEKLKEQSLKYPSGLQRPRTMESLIEIPEEKEGSSNLISSLDDVRPKNGREDKKHVSHPQAKVAMENIDSSARQSASPAAQERKKSLPSTSETVPKTLTTSEVKTQTEKDATPQRKNSMRMKSSEEKKASKKEKSLQRMASLKSQNSPGSRASTTGKPSTADDQTSQNFTSKSSETEKPKSSFNFSRLSSHRSSKHKTTQAAQHEQDSRSDLEEQETTAFESRKAKAYSRYEYLLRSSVPLDKAKHDSAYPAYHSTQGGAENKLGKFMQRVGNLIGKNK
- the lgsn gene encoding lengsin isoform X4 produces the protein MDSKKGVKVTGKCAPVDWVGGRGPNIDHTPCGSISPPDVSTVITIRCPKPNEPFGDHGMNKPDPAGDRIQEANPQNRVWHSETGLARHTVEELKTLVRDSPALNPAGSFNSHQKCSGRGGWAVPSMQQEVNSQKAFRTFKPPPSASREGDTFSDSTSIQPPACVDSSSSFTADANKKRQPQFHTLKCDSCGFYGEMKALRSDNGNEILDITRNQRFISPMEQIKQQIARENINFVRFEATDLHGVSRSKTVPVRFFHEKAVYGVPMPRSYLELTLSPKSNEVDHGNAANFSSDILLIPDLTTFRILPWAEQTARVICDPCTVTGNPLRTSPRLIAKQLLGQLQSLGFSLHASFSYECCVLGAPDRIGPKTLLFPATTLLSNHDLPFFQQLVDSMYCMGADIDSMASASGPGQMEINLRPEFGIAAADSAFTFRTGIKEMARKHSYIASFFTDDGLYNAGVLSHSLWDANGRRSLFQSGEKSGDLSDIGRKWLAGLLTHSAALSCLMSPGLGCRSHIAKTIKDPKRMLYATCGCNDNSSSFNIKSHGGRETHIDNKLGSAMANPYVVLAATAAAGLDGIRRNLSMESSFHKAPNQQKDFAIPVKLEDALEALGEDHIIRSALGEPFVQYFIAMKKFEIETQELDDERNKCLEYFI
- the lgsn gene encoding lengsin isoform X1, with the protein product MLTSELTNFRRPCPVLSAAFRQEEQRVPAAEDGPCRSKDQVDGTGVSMDSKKGVKVTGKCAPVDWVGGRGPNIDHTPCGSISPPDVSTVITIRCPKPNEPFGDHGMNKPDPAGDRIQEANPQNRVWHSETGLARHTVEELKTLVRDSPALNPAGSFNSHQKCSGRGGWAVPSMQQEVNSQKAFRTFKPPPSASREGDTFSDSTSIQPPACVDSSSSFTADANKKRQPQFHTLKCDSCGFYGEMKALRSDNGNEILDITRNQRFISPMEQIKQQIARENINFVRFEATDLHGVSRSKTVPVRFFHEKAVYGVPMPRSYLELTLSPKSNEVDHGNAANFSSDILLIPDLTTFRILPWAEQTARVICDPCTVTGNPLRTSPRLIAKQLLGQLQSLGFSLHASFSYECCVLGAPDRIGPKTLLFPATTLLSNHDLPFFQQLVDSMYCMGADIDSMASASGPGQMEINLRPEFGIAAADSAFTFRTGIKEMARKHSYIASFFTDDGLYNAGVLSHSLWDANGRRSLFQSGEKSGDLSDIGRKWLAGLLTHSAALSCLMSPGLGCRSHIAKTIKDPKRMLYATCGCNDNSSSFNIKSHGGRETHIDNKLGSAMANPYVVLAATAAAGLDGIRRNLSMESSFHKAPNQQKDFAIPVKLEDALEALGEDHIIRSALGEPFVQYFIAMKKFEIETQELDDERNKCLEYFI
- the lgsn gene encoding lengsin isoform X3; its protein translation is MNKSEDGPCRSKDQVDGTGVSMDSKKGVKVTGKCAPVDWVGGRGPNIDHTPCGSISPPDVSTVITIRCPKPNEPFGDHGMNKPDPAGDRIQEANPQNRVWHSETGLARHTVEELKTLVRDSPALNPAGSFNSHQKCSGRGGWAVPSMQQEVNSQKAFRTFKPPPSASREGDTFSDSTSIQPPACVDSSSSFTADANKKRQPQFHTLKCDSCGFYGEMKALRSDNGNEILDITRNQRFISPMEQIKQQIARENINFVRFEATDLHGVSRSKTVPVRFFHEKAVYGVPMPRSYLELTLSPKSNEVDHGNAANFSSDILLIPDLTTFRILPWAEQTARVICDPCTVTGNPLRTSPRLIAKQLLGQLQSLGFSLHASFSYECCVLGAPDRIGPKTLLFPATTLLSNHDLPFFQQLVDSMYCMGADIDSMASASGPGQMEINLRPEFGIAAADSAFTFRTGIKEMARKHSYIASFFTDDGLYNAGVLSHSLWDANGRRSLFQSGEKSGDLSDIGRKWLAGLLTHSAALSCLMSPGLGCRSHIAKTIKDPKRMLYATCGCNDNSSSFNIKSHGGRETHIDNKLGSAMANPYVVLAATAAAGLDGIRRNLSMESSFHKAPNQQKDFAIPVKLEDALEALGEDHIIRSALGEPFVQYFIAMKKFEIETQELDDERNKCLEYFI
- the lgsn gene encoding lengsin isoform X2, which codes for MSSHDMLVILQDGPCRSKDQVDGTGVSMDSKKGVKVTGKCAPVDWVGGRGPNIDHTPCGSISPPDVSTVITIRCPKPNEPFGDHGMNKPDPAGDRIQEANPQNRVWHSETGLARHTVEELKTLVRDSPALNPAGSFNSHQKCSGRGGWAVPSMQQEVNSQKAFRTFKPPPSASREGDTFSDSTSIQPPACVDSSSSFTADANKKRQPQFHTLKCDSCGFYGEMKALRSDNGNEILDITRNQRFISPMEQIKQQIARENINFVRFEATDLHGVSRSKTVPVRFFHEKAVYGVPMPRSYLELTLSPKSNEVDHGNAANFSSDILLIPDLTTFRILPWAEQTARVICDPCTVTGNPLRTSPRLIAKQLLGQLQSLGFSLHASFSYECCVLGAPDRIGPKTLLFPATTLLSNHDLPFFQQLVDSMYCMGADIDSMASASGPGQMEINLRPEFGIAAADSAFTFRTGIKEMARKHSYIASFFTDDGLYNAGVLSHSLWDANGRRSLFQSGEKSGDLSDIGRKWLAGLLTHSAALSCLMSPGLGCRSHIAKTIKDPKRMLYATCGCNDNSSSFNIKSHGGRETHIDNKLGSAMANPYVVLAATAAAGLDGIRRNLSMESSFHKAPNQQKDFAIPVKLEDALEALGEDHIIRSALGEPFVQYFIAMKKFEIETQELDDERNKCLEYFI